One Sporichthyaceae bacterium genomic region harbors:
- a CDS encoding phosphoadenylyl-sulfate reductase, with product MTAIVELGRASGAPRRKRDTHLAEGTEALAVRAGRELEDASALEILSWAADTFGDRLAVTSSMADAVVAHLASRVKPGIDVLFLDTGYHFAETIGTRDAVSAVYDVNVINVTPTLSVAGQDVAFGKDLFGRDPDRCCALRKVAPLNAAMRDYDAWITGLRRDETPSRADTPVVSWDAGRGKVKVCPIARWTQTDVDAYVAEHNILLNPLLLDGYDSIGCRPCTRRTVTGEDARSGRWAGSGKTECGLHS from the coding sequence ATGACGGCGATCGTCGAACTCGGTCGGGCATCCGGCGCGCCGAGGCGCAAGCGGGACACCCACCTGGCCGAGGGCACCGAGGCACTGGCGGTGCGCGCGGGCCGTGAATTGGAGGACGCCTCGGCGCTGGAGATTCTCTCCTGGGCCGCGGATACCTTCGGTGATCGGCTGGCGGTGACCTCGTCGATGGCCGACGCGGTGGTCGCGCACCTGGCATCGAGGGTGAAGCCCGGAATTGACGTGCTGTTCCTGGACACCGGCTACCACTTCGCGGAGACCATCGGCACCCGCGACGCGGTGTCCGCGGTCTACGACGTCAACGTCATCAACGTGACCCCGACGCTCTCGGTCGCCGGTCAGGACGTGGCGTTCGGCAAGGACCTGTTCGGCCGCGATCCGGACCGCTGCTGCGCGTTGCGCAAGGTGGCCCCGTTGAACGCGGCGATGCGCGACTACGACGCGTGGATCACCGGGCTGCGCCGCGACGAGACCCCGTCGCGGGCGGACACCCCGGTGGTGTCCTGGGATGCCGGCCGCGGCAAGGTGAAGGTCTGCCCGATTGCCAGGTGGACCCAGACCGACGTGGATGCCTACGTGGCCGAACACAACATCCTGCTCAACCCGCTGCTGTTGGACGGCTACGACTCGATCGGCTGCCGGCCCTGCACCCGGCGCACCGTCACCGGGGAGGACGCCCGGTCCGGCCGTTGGGCGGGCAGCGGCAAGACCGAATGCGGGCTGCACAGCTGA
- a CDS encoding nitrite/sulfite reductase — MATTAAAPARAAKHKGQGQWALNHREPLNANEQVKKDDDPLNVRARIIDRYAHTGFSSIDGADLRGRFRWMGLYTQRKPGIDGGKTAILEPNELDDEYFMMRIRLDGGQLSGEQLRAIAEVSAAYARDTCDVTDRQNFQLHWVRIEDVPAIWARLEAVGLTTMEACGDCPRVILGSPVAGIAADEIIDGTPALEEITRRWIGSPEFSNLPRKFKSAISGSPKMDVAHEINDVSFVGVVHPEHGPGFDLWVGGGLSTNPMLAQRVGAWVPLDEVPEVWAGVISVFRDYGYRRLRNRARLKFLVADWGIEKFREVLQTEYLHRALIDGPAPVEPPAGFRDHIGVHPQRDGNFYVGFAPLVGRISGTLLNKVADLAEEHGSGRMRTTAEQKLLILDVPAAQTESLVAALESLDLQVRPTPFRRQTMACTGIEFCKLAIVDTKNRSIRLIAEMERRLPGFDVPLTVNMNGCPNACARFQVADIGLKGMLVNDATGNSVEGYQVHLGGSLGIAAGFGRKVRGLKVTSADLEDYIERVLRRFLAQRQGEETFAAWTGRADEADLS, encoded by the coding sequence ATGGCGACCACCGCTGCCGCACCCGCTCGCGCCGCCAAGCACAAGGGGCAGGGCCAGTGGGCGTTGAACCACCGTGAGCCGCTCAACGCCAACGAGCAGGTGAAGAAGGACGACGACCCGCTGAACGTGCGGGCACGGATCATCGACCGGTACGCCCACACCGGGTTCTCCTCGATCGACGGTGCCGACCTGCGCGGCCGATTCCGCTGGATGGGCCTGTACACCCAGCGCAAGCCCGGCATCGACGGCGGCAAGACCGCGATCCTCGAGCCGAACGAGCTCGACGACGAGTACTTCATGATGCGCATCCGGCTCGACGGCGGGCAGCTGTCCGGCGAGCAACTGCGCGCCATCGCCGAGGTCTCCGCCGCGTACGCCCGGGACACCTGCGATGTGACGGACCGCCAGAACTTCCAACTGCACTGGGTGCGCATCGAGGACGTGCCGGCCATCTGGGCGCGCCTGGAAGCGGTCGGGCTGACCACCATGGAGGCCTGCGGTGACTGCCCCCGGGTGATCCTGGGCAGCCCGGTGGCCGGCATCGCCGCGGACGAGATCATCGACGGCACCCCGGCGCTGGAGGAGATCACCCGCCGCTGGATCGGCTCACCGGAGTTCTCCAATTTGCCGCGCAAGTTCAAGTCGGCGATCTCCGGCTCACCGAAGATGGACGTCGCACACGAGATCAACGACGTGTCCTTCGTCGGGGTGGTGCACCCCGAGCACGGCCCGGGCTTCGACCTGTGGGTCGGCGGCGGGCTGTCCACCAACCCGATGCTGGCCCAACGGGTCGGCGCGTGGGTGCCGCTGGACGAGGTGCCCGAGGTGTGGGCCGGGGTGATCTCGGTGTTCCGCGACTACGGCTACCGCCGGCTGCGCAACCGGGCCCGGCTGAAGTTCCTGGTCGCCGACTGGGGAATCGAGAAGTTCCGCGAGGTGCTCCAGACCGAGTACCTGCACCGGGCGCTGATCGACGGCCCCGCCCCGGTCGAGCCGCCCGCGGGGTTCCGGGACCACATCGGCGTACACCCGCAGCGGGACGGCAACTTCTACGTGGGCTTCGCCCCGCTGGTCGGCCGCATCTCCGGCACGCTGCTGAACAAGGTCGCCGACCTGGCCGAGGAGCACGGCAGCGGCCGGATGCGTACCACCGCCGAGCAGAAGCTGCTCATCCTCGACGTGCCCGCCGCGCAGACCGAATCGCTGGTGGCCGCGCTGGAGTCGCTGGACCTGCAGGTGCGCCCGACCCCGTTCCGTCGCCAGACCATGGCCTGCACCGGCATCGAGTTCTGCAAGCTGGCCATCGTGGACACCAAGAACCGGTCCATCCGGCTGATTGCGGAGATGGAACGGCGGCTGCCGGGCTTCGACGTGCCGCTCACCGTGAACATGAACGGCTGTCCGAACGCGTGCGCCCGTTTCCAGGTCGCCGACATCGGCCTGAAGGGCATGCTGGTGAACGACGCGACCGGCAACAGCGTCGAGGGTTACCAGGTGCACCTGGGCGGCAGCCTCGGCATCGCGGCGGGCTTCGGTCGCAAGGTGCGCGGGCTGAAGGTGACCTCCGCCGACCTCGAGGACTACATCGAGCGGGTGCTGCGCCGGTTCCTGGCGCAGCGTCAGGGCGAGGAGACCTTCGCCGCCTGGACCGGGCGCGCCGACGAGGCCGATCTGTCATGA
- the cysC gene encoding adenylyl-sulfate kinase: MGRQGVTIWLTGLPSAGKSTIAGALAERLRATGRQVHILDGDELRTELTADLGFSKEDRITNVRRIGFVAATLSRNGVTTLVPVIAPYAEARDHVRARHEATGTPYVEVHIATPVEECAARDVKGLYAKQRAGELVGLTGVDDPYEVPVAPDLRLDTAGRSLDETVAAVLAALAERGLA, encoded by the coding sequence ATGGGCCGTCAGGGGGTGACGATCTGGCTGACCGGCCTGCCCAGCGCCGGTAAGTCGACGATCGCGGGGGCGCTGGCCGAGCGGTTGCGCGCGACCGGCCGACAGGTGCACATCCTGGACGGTGACGAACTGCGCACCGAGCTGACCGCGGACCTCGGGTTCTCCAAGGAGGACCGGATCACCAACGTGCGCCGCATCGGCTTCGTCGCCGCAACGCTGTCCCGCAACGGCGTCACCACGTTGGTGCCGGTGATCGCGCCCTACGCCGAGGCCCGCGATCACGTGCGCGCTCGGCACGAGGCGACCGGCACCCCGTACGTCGAGGTGCACATCGCCACGCCGGTCGAGGAGTGCGCGGCCCGCGACGTGAAGGGCCTGTACGCCAAGCAGCGCGCCGGGGAACTCGTCGGGCTGACCGGTGTGGACGACCCGTACGAGGTCCCCGTCGCCCCCGACCTACGGCTGGACACCGCCGGGCGCAGCCTGGACGAGACCGTGGCGGCTGTGCTCGCCGCGCTGGCCGAACGAGGGTTGGCGTGA